One Setaria italica strain Yugu1 chromosome I, Setaria_italica_v2.0, whole genome shotgun sequence DNA window includes the following coding sequences:
- the LOC101780326 gene encoding protein LUTEIN DEFICIENT 5, chloroplastic → MSPHHCFAATMTPAMAATTGSAGLSSAPPFRLLGSSSNSGSGPVQLRLPPAAACRRRSLLRCAASGGGGGGDGAGAGGSDPALEEQRRRQAELAARIASGEFTVQGPGWIAPLVGRLSKLGPPGELAAALLTRLAGAGAARGGPEIPQALGSINAVVGQAFFVPLYDLFLTYGGIFRLNFGPKSFLIVSDPVIAKHILRDNSKAYSKGILAEILEFVMGKGLIPADGEIWRVRRRAIVPALHQKYVTAMISLFGEASDRLCQKLDKAASDGEDVEMESLFSRLTLDVIGKAVFNYDFDSLSYDNGIVEAVYVTLREAEMRSTSPIPTWEIPIWKDISPRQKKVNEALKLINTTLDELIAICKRLVEQEDLQFHEEYMNEQDPSILHFLLASGDDVSSKQLRDDLMTMLIAGHETSAAVLTWTFYLLTKYPKVMAKLQDEVDSVLGDGLPTIEDVKKLKYTTRVINESLRLYPQPPVLIRRSLEDDVLGGYPIGRGEDIFISVWNLHHCPKHWDDAEVFNPERWPLDGPNPNEINQNFSYLPFGGGPRKCVGDMFATFENVVATAMLVKRFDFQMAPGAPPVDMTTGATIHTTEGLKMTVTRRTKPPVIPNLEMKVVSDSQKPTRSTPMVVSAATVASGEDQRELS, encoded by the exons ATGTCACCGCACCACTGCTTCGCCGCGACGATGAcgcccgccatggccgccaccacGGGCAGCGCCGGCCTATCGTCCGCTCCCCCGTTCCGCCTCCTCGGCTCCAGCTCGAACTCCGGCTCTGGCCCGGTCCAGCTCCGTCTCCCTCCTGCTGCCGCCTGCCGTCGTCGCTCGCTTCTCCGCTGCGCCgcctctggtggtggtggtggtggtgatggcgccggcgccggcgggtccGACCCGGCCCTTGAGGAGCAGAGGCGGCGTCAGGCCGAACTGGCCGCGCGCATTGCGTCCGGCGAGTTCACCGTCCAAGGCCCTGG ATGGATTGCTCCTCTCGTGGGGAGGCTGTCCAAGCTGGGGCCGCCgggggagctcgccgccgcgctgctcacGAGGCTGGCGGGcgctggcgcggcgcgcggcgggccggAGATTCCGCAGGCGTTGGGATCGATCAACGCGGTCGTAGGCCAGGCGTTCTTCGTTCCCTTGTACGACCTCTTCCTCACCTACGGCGGCATCTTTCGCCTCAACTTTGGGCCTAAG TCGTTTCTTATTGTCTCTGACCCGGTTATAGCTAAGCACATCCTGAGAGACAACTCCAAAGCTTATTCCAAG GGAATTCTTGCGGAAATATTGGAGTTCGTGATGGGTAAAGGTTTGATTCCAGCTGATGGGGAGATTTGGCGTGTTCGGAGGCGTGCTATTGTTCCCGCATTGCATCAGAAG TATGTGACTGCAATGATAAGTCTCTTTGGAGAAGCTTCGGATCGGCTCTGCCAGAAATTGGACAAAGCAGCATCAGATGGGGAGGATGTGGAGATGGAATCTTTGTTCTCTCGACTAACATTGGATGTCATTGGGAAGGCAGTGTTCAATTATGACTTTGACTCACTATCTTATGACAATGGAATTGTCGAG GCAGTGTATGTAACACTAAGGGAAGCAGAGATGCGTAGCACTTCTCCTATACCAACCTGGGAAATACCCATATGGAAGGACATTTCCCCACGGCAGAAGAAGGTCAATGAAGCTCTCAAGTTGATAAATACTACTCTCGATGAACTAATTGCCATATGCAAG AGACTGGTAGAGCAAGAAGATCTTCAGTTTCATGAGGAATACATGAATGAGCAAGATCCTAGTATTCTTCACTTTCTCTTGGCATCCGGAGATGAT GTTTCCAGTAAGCAACTCCGCGATGATCTGATGACAATGCTCATAGCTGGTCACGAGACCTCTGCAGCAGTCTTGACTTGGACATTTTATCTTCTAACTAAG TATCCAAAAGTAATGGCCAAGCTCCAAGATGAG GTTGATAGTGTTTTAGGTGACGGTTTGCCAACAATTGAGGATGTGAAGAAACTAAAGTACACAACTCGAGTGATTAATGAA TCATTGAGACTATATCCACAGCCGCCGGTTTTAATTCGCCGGTCGCTTGAGGATGATGTGCTGGGAGGGTACCCAATTGGCAG AGGAGAAGACATTTTTATTTCTGTCTGGAATCTTCACCACTGCCCGAAGCACTGGGATGATGCAGAAGTTTTCAACCCAGAAAGATGGCCTTTGGATGGACCAAATCCAAACGAGATAAACCAAAATTTCAG TTACTTACCATTTGGTGGTGGACCAAGGAAATGTGTTGGTGACATGTTTGCCACTTTTGAG AATGTGGTGGCAACAGCAATGCTTGTCAAGCGATTTGACTTTCAGATGGCTCCAGGAGCACCTCCG GTTGACATGACAACTGGAGCAACAATTCACACAA
- the LOC101780986 gene encoding protein N-lysine methyltransferase METTL21A isoform X1 has translation MDYDRLNSPSTSAISLEVMGHRLHIAQDPNSKHLGTTVWDASMVFVKFLEKNSRKGRFCPSKMKGKRVIELGAGCGLAGFGMALLGCDVTTTDQVEVLPLLIRNVERNKSWISQSNSDSGSIGSITVAELDWGNKEHIKAVEPPFDYIIGTDVVYSEHLLQPLMETITALSGPKTKILLGYEIRSTTVHEKMMEMWKSNFVVKTVSKSKMDPKYQHPSIHLYMMDLKAPLFTEAGASDNGNEEEEDILNPGEDEDPEVKSEPCSGSLEANSGSLDEWDIRRCGAMAARLLKDVKL, from the exons ATGGACTACGACAG GTTGAATTCGCCGAGCACATCGGCTATTTCGCTGGAAGTGATGGGCCACCGGCTACATATTGCACAG GATCCAAACTCTAAGCACCTTGGGACCACAGTCTGGGATGCATCAATGGTGTTTGTCAAGTTCTTG GAAAAGAATAGCCGAAAAGGTCGGTTTTGTCCATCCAAGATGAAGGGAAAAAGGGTGATTGAATTAGGAGCTGGCTGTGGTCTAGCTGGGTTTG GAATGGCCTTGTTGGGTTGTGATGTTACAACAACTGACCAAGTCGAGGTGCTCCCACTGCTTATAAGAAATGTTGAACGTAACAAATCATGGATTTCGCAATCGAACTCCGACTCAG GTTCCATCGGCTCAATTACAGTTGCAGAATTGGACTGGGGGAATAAAGAACATATCAAGGCTGTTGAACCTCCATTCGATTACATCATTGGAACTGATGTT GTTTATTCAGagcacctgttgcaacctcTAATGGAGACAATTACTGCATTATCTGGCCCTAAAACAAAAATATTG CTAGGATACGAGATCCGTTCAACCACAGTCCATGAAAAGATGATGGAAATGTGGAAAAGCAATTTCGTCGTGAAAACTGTCTCTAAATCAAAG ATGGATCCAAAATATCAACATCCTAGCATACATCTCTACATGATGGACCTGAAAGCACCATTGTTCACTGAGGCTGGGGCTAGTGACAATGGgaacgaggaggaagaggatatTTTGAATCCAGGGGAAGATGAAGATCCTGAAGTGAAGAGTGAACCTTGTTCTGGCTCACTAGAAGCTAATAGCGGTAGTCTGGATGAATGGGACATCAGAAGATGCGGGGCTATGGCTGCAAGGCTTCTTAAGGATGTGAAATTGTAA
- the LOC101780986 gene encoding protein N-lysine methyltransferase METTL21A isoform X2: MVFVKFLEKNSRKGRFCPSKMKGKRVIELGAGCGLAGFGMALLGCDVTTTDQVEVLPLLIRNVERNKSWISQSNSDSGSIGSITVAELDWGNKEHIKAVEPPFDYIIGTDVVYSEHLLQPLMETITALSGPKTKILLGYEIRSTTVHEKMMEMWKSNFVVKTVSKSKMDPKYQHPSIHLYMMDLKAPLFTEAGASDNGNEEEEDILNPGEDEDPEVKSEPCSGSLEANSGSLDEWDIRRCGAMAARLLKDVKL; this comes from the exons ATGGTGTTTGTCAAGTTCTTG GAAAAGAATAGCCGAAAAGGTCGGTTTTGTCCATCCAAGATGAAGGGAAAAAGGGTGATTGAATTAGGAGCTGGCTGTGGTCTAGCTGGGTTTG GAATGGCCTTGTTGGGTTGTGATGTTACAACAACTGACCAAGTCGAGGTGCTCCCACTGCTTATAAGAAATGTTGAACGTAACAAATCATGGATTTCGCAATCGAACTCCGACTCAG GTTCCATCGGCTCAATTACAGTTGCAGAATTGGACTGGGGGAATAAAGAACATATCAAGGCTGTTGAACCTCCATTCGATTACATCATTGGAACTGATGTT GTTTATTCAGagcacctgttgcaacctcTAATGGAGACAATTACTGCATTATCTGGCCCTAAAACAAAAATATTG CTAGGATACGAGATCCGTTCAACCACAGTCCATGAAAAGATGATGGAAATGTGGAAAAGCAATTTCGTCGTGAAAACTGTCTCTAAATCAAAG ATGGATCCAAAATATCAACATCCTAGCATACATCTCTACATGATGGACCTGAAAGCACCATTGTTCACTGAGGCTGGGGCTAGTGACAATGGgaacgaggaggaagaggatatTTTGAATCCAGGGGAAGATGAAGATCCTGAAGTGAAGAGTGAACCTTGTTCTGGCTCACTAGAAGCTAATAGCGGTAGTCTGGATGAATGGGACATCAGAAGATGCGGGGCTATGGCTGCAAGGCTTCTTAAGGATGTGAAATTGTAA